Proteins found in one Canis lupus baileyi chromosome 18, mCanLup2.hap1, whole genome shotgun sequence genomic segment:
- the LOC140609312 gene encoding Golgi-associated RAB2 interactor protein 6-like isoform X1: MAMDSSTPSPYHSSHTCHILHMFNRSSGKLQRHLCRGEYTLLKDMPVFESDFIQINRKGEVIDMHNNVQMVTVGIAYTTPSLTMPDVMLLAQPAVSCAANARNSQDTQIKDLKSTKSLELTRLLPLKFVKLSIYNHEKKQFHLKLATGRSFYLQLYLPSDAKEDLFACWEDLVYLLRPPLEAYSGTQAQPAGDMISLPVLEAEDRKSPAAMELRGQGDQDQDSIKSLPTVTNVSGVTSHAYSGGEGIRQLASHTYSVCRNTLSLLIPSAGSSHRAAVAPQGSVSVVAGGEIISRPVRETTEGPEVGPSNSSFQSEGNVSKQDGDHRVSQVRDEVLRKSKEKESTPAKRPSHPGGMEEDESSLKSHRTTQGGKTEDESNLKGQGHGSSFQELVSFSFIQKGSRLSQKLRKSLSRTWSGG, translated from the exons ATGGCCATGGACAGCAGCACACCCTCGCCCTATCATAGCAGCCACACCTGCCACATCCTGCACATGTTCAACAGGTCCTCGGGGAAGCTGCAGCGGCACCTGTGCAGGGGAGAGTACACCCTGCTGAAGGACATGCCCGTCTTTGAGAGTGATTTCATCCAG ATCAACAGAAAAGGAGAAGTGATTGATATGCACAACAATGTGCAAATGGTGACAGTGGGCATCGCATATACCACCCCCAGCCTCACAATGCCGGATGTCATGCTTCTGGCACAACCAGCTGTGAGCTGTGCAGCCAATGCCAGAAATAGCCAAGATACTCAGATAAAGGACCTCAAGTCGACAAAGAGCTTGGAGCTGACCAG GCTGCTTCCTTTGAAGTTTGTAAAGTTATCCATctataatcatgaaaaaaaacaGTTCCACTTGAAGCTTGCCACTGGCCGCTCTTTTTACCTACAACTGTACCTTCCTTCAGATGCAAAAGAAGACCTGTTTGCATGCTGGGAAGACTTAGTGTACCTGTTGAGACCACCACTGGAGGCTTACAGTGGTACCCAGGCCCAACCTGCTGGTGACATGATCTCCTTACCTGTGTTGGAGGCAGAGGATAGGAAAAGCCCAGCA GCCATGGAGCTCCGTGGACAAGGGGACCAAGATCAGGACAGCATCAAGAGCCTTCCCACAGTCACCAATGTGTCTGGGGTCACATCTCATGCTTATAGTGGTGGGGAAGGAATCAGGCAACTTGCTTCCCACACATACTCTGTCTGTAGGAACACCTTGTCTCTCCTAATCCCATCTGCAGGGTCCAGCCACAGGGCAGCAGTAGCTCCTCAGGGCAGTGTGAGTGTGGTTGCAGGAGGGGAGATAATCAGCAGACCTGTTAGGGAGACCACTGAAGGTCCAGAAGTGGGACCCTCCAACTCATCTTTCCAGAGTGAAGGCAATGTGAGCAAACAGGATGGGGACCACAGAGTCTCCCAAGTCCGGGATGAAGTCCTAAGGAAGAGCAAGGAAAAGGAGAGCACTCCTGCTAAAAGGCCTTCACATCCTGGTGGGATGGAGGAAGACGAATCATCACTGAAATCACATAGAACCACTCAGGGAGGTAAAACAGAGGACGAGAGCAACCTAAAGGGGCAAGGACATGGTTCCTCATTCCAGGAGTTAGTTAGCTTCAGCTTCATCCAAAAGGGGTCCAG
- the LOC140609312 gene encoding Golgi-associated RAB2 interactor protein 6-like isoform X3, with product MAMDSSTPSPYHSSHTCHILHMFNRSSGKLQRHLCRGEYTLLKDMPVFESDFIQINRKGEVIDMHNNVQMVTVGIAYTTPSLTMPDVMLLAQPAVSCAANARNSQDTQIKDLKSTKSLELTRLLPLKFVKLSIYNHEKKQFHLKLATGRSFYLQLYLPSDAKEDLFACWEDLVYLLRPPLEAYSGTQAQPAGDMISLPVLEAEDRKSPASEGNVSKQDGDHRVSQVRDEVLRKSKEKESTPAKRPSHPGGMEEDESSLKSHRTTQGGKTEDESNLKGQGHGSSFQELVSFSFIQKGSRLSQKLRKSLSRTWSGG from the exons ATGGCCATGGACAGCAGCACACCCTCGCCCTATCATAGCAGCCACACCTGCCACATCCTGCACATGTTCAACAGGTCCTCGGGGAAGCTGCAGCGGCACCTGTGCAGGGGAGAGTACACCCTGCTGAAGGACATGCCCGTCTTTGAGAGTGATTTCATCCAG ATCAACAGAAAAGGAGAAGTGATTGATATGCACAACAATGTGCAAATGGTGACAGTGGGCATCGCATATACCACCCCCAGCCTCACAATGCCGGATGTCATGCTTCTGGCACAACCAGCTGTGAGCTGTGCAGCCAATGCCAGAAATAGCCAAGATACTCAGATAAAGGACCTCAAGTCGACAAAGAGCTTGGAGCTGACCAG GCTGCTTCCTTTGAAGTTTGTAAAGTTATCCATctataatcatgaaaaaaaacaGTTCCACTTGAAGCTTGCCACTGGCCGCTCTTTTTACCTACAACTGTACCTTCCTTCAGATGCAAAAGAAGACCTGTTTGCATGCTGGGAAGACTTAGTGTACCTGTTGAGACCACCACTGGAGGCTTACAGTGGTACCCAGGCCCAACCTGCTGGTGACATGATCTCCTTACCTGTGTTGGAGGCAGAGGATAGGAAAAGCCCAGCA AGTGAAGGCAATGTGAGCAAACAGGATGGGGACCACAGAGTCTCCCAAGTCCGGGATGAAGTCCTAAGGAAGAGCAAGGAAAAGGAGAGCACTCCTGCTAAAAGGCCTTCACATCCTGGTGGGATGGAGGAAGACGAATCATCACTGAAATCACATAGAACCACTCAGGGAGGTAAAACAGAGGACGAGAGCAACCTAAAGGGGCAAGGACATGGTTCCTCATTCCAGGAGTTAGTTAGCTTCAGCTTCATCCAAAAGGGGTCCAG
- the LOC140609312 gene encoding Golgi-associated RAB2 interactor protein 6-like isoform X2 produces the protein MAMDSSTPSPYHSSHTCHILHMFNRSSGKLQRHLCRGEYTLLKDMPVFESDFIQINRKGEVIDMHNNVQMVTVGIAYTTPSLTMPDVMLLAQPAVSCAANARNSQDTQIKDLKSTKSLELTRLLPLKFVKLSIYNHEKKQFHLKLATGRSFYLQLYLPSDAKEDLFACWEDLVYLLRPPLEAYSGTQAQPAGDMISLPVLEAEDRKSPAAMELRGQGDQDQDSIKSLPTVTNVSGVTSHAYSGGEGIRQLASHTYSVCRNTLSLLIPSAGSSHRAAVAPQGSSEGNVSKQDGDHRVSQVRDEVLRKSKEKESTPAKRPSHPGGMEEDESSLKSHRTTQGGKTEDESNLKGQGHGSSFQELVSFSFIQKGSRLSQKLRKSLSRTWSGG, from the exons ATGGCCATGGACAGCAGCACACCCTCGCCCTATCATAGCAGCCACACCTGCCACATCCTGCACATGTTCAACAGGTCCTCGGGGAAGCTGCAGCGGCACCTGTGCAGGGGAGAGTACACCCTGCTGAAGGACATGCCCGTCTTTGAGAGTGATTTCATCCAG ATCAACAGAAAAGGAGAAGTGATTGATATGCACAACAATGTGCAAATGGTGACAGTGGGCATCGCATATACCACCCCCAGCCTCACAATGCCGGATGTCATGCTTCTGGCACAACCAGCTGTGAGCTGTGCAGCCAATGCCAGAAATAGCCAAGATACTCAGATAAAGGACCTCAAGTCGACAAAGAGCTTGGAGCTGACCAG GCTGCTTCCTTTGAAGTTTGTAAAGTTATCCATctataatcatgaaaaaaaacaGTTCCACTTGAAGCTTGCCACTGGCCGCTCTTTTTACCTACAACTGTACCTTCCTTCAGATGCAAAAGAAGACCTGTTTGCATGCTGGGAAGACTTAGTGTACCTGTTGAGACCACCACTGGAGGCTTACAGTGGTACCCAGGCCCAACCTGCTGGTGACATGATCTCCTTACCTGTGTTGGAGGCAGAGGATAGGAAAAGCCCAGCA GCCATGGAGCTCCGTGGACAAGGGGACCAAGATCAGGACAGCATCAAGAGCCTTCCCACAGTCACCAATGTGTCTGGGGTCACATCTCATGCTTATAGTGGTGGGGAAGGAATCAGGCAACTTGCTTCCCACACATACTCTGTCTGTAGGAACACCTTGTCTCTCCTAATCCCATCTGCAGGGTCCAGCCACAGGGCAGCAGTAGCTCCTCAGGGCAGT AGTGAAGGCAATGTGAGCAAACAGGATGGGGACCACAGAGTCTCCCAAGTCCGGGATGAAGTCCTAAGGAAGAGCAAGGAAAAGGAGAGCACTCCTGCTAAAAGGCCTTCACATCCTGGTGGGATGGAGGAAGACGAATCATCACTGAAATCACATAGAACCACTCAGGGAGGTAAAACAGAGGACGAGAGCAACCTAAAGGGGCAAGGACATGGTTCCTCATTCCAGGAGTTAGTTAGCTTCAGCTTCATCCAAAAGGGGTCCAG